The Pseudoxanthomonas suwonensis sequence GTATCGCCGAAAGCTGGATCGGGCTGAACAGCGCGATGATGGGGGTGTTCACCGGCACCCGTTTCCAGGTCGAGCAGGATGCCGCCCTGCAGCGCGACGGTCACTACCTGGTGCTGGCCAACCACCAGAGCTGGGTGGACATCGTGGTGCTGCAGAAGGTGTTCAACCGGCGCATCCCGCTGCTGCGGTTCTTCCTCAAACGCCAGCTGTTCTGGGTGCCGGTGCTGGGCCTGGCCTGGTGGGCGCTGGACTTCCCGTTCATGGGCCGCTACACGCGCAGGCAGATCGCGAAGAACCCGGAGCTGGGCCGGCGCGACATGGAGGTCACCCGCCGCGCCTGCGAGAAGTTCCGCGACATCCCGGTGGCGGTGATGAATTTCGTTGAGGGCACCCGCTTCACCCCGGCCAAGCACGCCGGCCAGGCCTCGCCATACCGGCACCTGCTCAAGCCCAAGTCCGGCGGCGTGGCCTTCGTGATCGACGCGATGGGGCAGGGACTGCACGCGGTGCTGGACGTGACAATCGCCTATCCCGGCGGCCGGCCCACGATGATCGACCTGATGGCCGACCGCGTGCCGGAGGTGTGCGTGCGGGTACGGCAGCGCCCGATCCCGGCCGAACTGGCCGCCGGCAGCTACCAGGACGACCGCGCCTTCCGCGCCCGTTTCCAGCAGTGGATGAACGGGCTGTGGGAGGAGAAGGACGCCGACCTCGAGTGGTTCCTCGAGTCCAGGTAGCGGCCGGTTCTGCGCACGGCAGGCGGCGACGGGTGGGCGTCGTCGCCGGACCGGCTACCATCGGCGGCGATCCACAGGGGCACAGGAGCAAGATGCGATGGCCGGATTCGGGATGAGTCGCGTCGCCGCGGTCGCACTGGCATCGTGCCTGGGCATGGTGGCGCAGGCAGCCGAACTGCGCGGCGTGCAAGTGCTGGCGCATACGGGGCCGGAGT is a genomic window containing:
- a CDS encoding acyltransferase, encoding MSFLLWLRATLILLLIAANTLLHAIPLLAAALVKAVLPFPPVRRAFDPLLTGIAESWIGLNSAMMGVFTGTRFQVEQDAALQRDGHYLVLANHQSWVDIVVLQKVFNRRIPLLRFFLKRQLFWVPVLGLAWWALDFPFMGRYTRRQIAKNPELGRRDMEVTRRACEKFRDIPVAVMNFVEGTRFTPAKHAGQASPYRHLLKPKSGGVAFVIDAMGQGLHAVLDVTIAYPGGRPTMIDLMADRVPEVCVRVRQRPIPAELAAGSYQDDRAFRARFQQWMNGLWEEKDADLEWFLESR